From Felis catus isolate Fca126 chromosome B4, F.catus_Fca126_mat1.0, whole genome shotgun sequence:
gcgtcgggctttgtgctgacagtgtggaacctgcttggggttctcgctctctccctttctctctgctcctcccatgcttgcgctctgtctctctcaaaataaaaaaacaaaacttaaaaaaaataaaaataacaaaagtgttCACATAAATTGCACTCTTGTCTACAAGGTAGCAATctattgtatatgtgtgtatataaatataattcatataaaaatatatgttacataAATGGAGAGAGAATTAACCTATCTGTGGAATTACATGATTTTAAGTAAGAACTAATAATTCTGTCCATATTTCAACCTATTCTATGAATATGGAAACATCAGAAGTTCTTGGGTTTAATTTTGTGCTTTTACATGAAAGCAATATGAAGCTGTCATACATGTCAAATGTCCACTTATGAGAACCTCTTTGTTGATGTGCAATTCTGTGATAATAATTATCATAAAAAATTACCACCTGCTGTTGTACTTTGGGTCCTGACTTACCCACGTGAATGTACCTTTTAAGGAGTGATTTCTTTTGTGAGTGACataatgtgtttgtgtttttcttcctttttgtctttctttttaggtTTAGGTTTAGCGTTCAACCTGCAACCTGCCCTAACAATCATTGGCAAATACTTCTACAAGAAACGACCCATGGCTAATGGCCTCGCCATGGCAGGAAGTCCTGTTTTCTTAAGCACATTGGCTCCTTTCAATCAGTACCTTTTTAATACTTTTGGCTGGAAAGGAAGCTTTTTGATTTTAGGAGGCTTATTGTTGAATGCTTGTGTGGCTGGATCCCTCATGAGACCCGTTGAACCCAAACAAGCTATGAAGAAGTCTAAAAATAAGATTGGCATAAGAGAGAATGACCCAGATGTGAAGAAAAGCCATAGGAAGAAATCAAGATGGGAAAGAGTTAATAAGTATTTAGATTTCTCCCTTTTTAAGCATAGGGGATTTCTGATATACTTATCTGGAAATGTCATTATGTTTCTAGGGTTTTTTGCCCCCATTATATTCTTGGCTCCATAtgccaaagacaagggaattgaTGAGTATTCTGCAGCTTTCTTGCTGTCTATTATGGCTTTTGTTGATATGTTTGCTAGACCTTGTGGAGGAATCATTGCAAACTCCAAATTTATCCGACCCCGAATCCAGTACTTCTTCAGTTTTGCAGTCATGTTTAATGGAGTGTGTCATCTCCTGTGCCCATTGGCAGAGGACTACACAAGCCTGGTGTTGTATGCTGTGTTTTTTGGTCTCGGATTTGGGAGTGTTAGCAGTGTCCTCTTTGAAACGCTCATGGACCTGGTTGGCCCTCAGAGGTTTTCCAGCGCTGTGGGACTCGTCACAGTGGTGGAGTGTTGCCCTGTTCTTCTTGGCCCTCCTCTTGCTGGTAAGAATCATTCTCAtccagagga
This genomic window contains:
- the SLC16A7 gene encoding monocarboxylate transporter 2, which produces MPPPAGAPLHPPPDGGWGWVVVGASFISIGFSYAFPKAVTVFFKEIQQIFNTTYSEIAWISSIMLAVMYAGGPISSVLVNKYGSRPVVMIGGLLCCLGMVTASFSTSVIELYLTVGFITGLGLAFNLQPALTIIGKYFYKKRPMANGLAMAGSPVFLSTLAPFNQYLFNTFGWKGSFLILGGLLLNACVAGSLMRPVEPKQAMKKSKNKIGIRENDPDVKKSHRKKSRWERVNKYLDFSLFKHRGFLIYLSGNVIMFLGFFAPIIFLAPYAKDKGIDEYSAAFLLSIMAFVDMFARPCGGIIANSKFIRPRIQYFFSFAVMFNGVCHLLCPLAEDYTSLVLYAVFFGLGFGSVSSVLFETLMDLVGPQRFSSAVGLVTVVECCPVLLGPPLAGKLVDQTGQYKYMYIACGAIVFLSSVWLLIGNAINYRLLAKEKKLGEARKKKMSSPESKESEPLNKSKHHDVSIKSTRTENNPSERETNI